In the genome of Desulfuromonas sp. DDH964, one region contains:
- a CDS encoding sensor histidine kinase — protein sequence MKLRTKILGGYAILLILMIVVWSWAVASLFLLGRAGEAILQENFASILAAENMIDFIERQDSAVLLLLLGYEEEGRAQFRGNEVEFAGWLGRARGNITIAGEEKVIAAIAAGYRDYLASYARISQFLPAGRQQAGGYYHETMLLQFQQVRDACLALREMNQQAMVEASARAHQTSRRTIVYMTGIGVVTGGLGLFFSILLSGILMRPLSAMSQATERIAEGDYEVKLEVASRDELGQLARRIMTMSHKLKAFHELNVGRLVQEKRKGEAILRSIGDGLIVVDEELRVTAINPEACKIAGRSHAEATGRHFFDLIRDQALFERVEQTAASGTTPESGEDQGLLRMEKEGAELFFRTTVTPVKSEGGETVQGVVVLLQDVTRLKELERLKSEFVLAASHELKTPLTGLAMSIALLEEESTGKTPRERELLLAAREETERLRALVADLLDLSRIESGRIEMEIVPVAATVLIEKAFVAFQSQTQAAGIELTQSVPDDLPPALADPNKITWVLSNLLSNALRYTPRGGHIRMRAEQGGGWLYLSVCDDGAGIPVEYQSRVFEKFIQVKGDHQGGSGLGLAICREIVRAHGGNIWVESFPGKGSTFTFTLKAAPGAGLKPNREALDA from the coding sequence ATGAAGCTGCGAACCAAAATCCTTGGCGGTTATGCGATCCTGCTGATCCTCATGATCGTGGTCTGGAGCTGGGCGGTGGCGAGCCTCTTCCTGCTCGGCCGGGCGGGTGAGGCAATTCTGCAGGAGAACTTCGCCAGCATCCTCGCCGCCGAGAACATGATCGACTTCATCGAACGGCAGGACAGCGCCGTCCTGTTGCTGCTGCTCGGTTACGAGGAAGAGGGGCGCGCCCAGTTCCGGGGTAACGAGGTCGAATTCGCGGGCTGGCTGGGCCGGGCCCGGGGGAACATCACCATCGCCGGAGAGGAGAAGGTCATCGCGGCGATCGCTGCCGGTTATCGCGATTATCTCGCCAGCTATGCGCGGATTTCGCAGTTCCTTCCCGCCGGCCGGCAGCAGGCGGGAGGGTATTACCATGAAACGATGCTCCTGCAGTTTCAGCAGGTGCGGGATGCCTGCCTGGCCCTGCGCGAGATGAACCAGCAGGCGATGGTCGAGGCTTCCGCCCGCGCGCACCAAACCTCGCGGCGGACCATCGTCTACATGACCGGGATCGGCGTGGTGACGGGCGGGCTCGGCCTCTTTTTCAGCATTCTTCTCTCCGGCATCCTGATGCGCCCGCTTTCGGCCATGTCACAAGCCACCGAACGGATTGCCGAGGGGGACTACGAGGTCAAACTGGAGGTTGCGTCGCGGGACGAACTCGGCCAGCTGGCCCGCCGTATCATGACCATGAGCCACAAGCTCAAGGCCTTTCACGAACTCAATGTCGGCCGCCTGGTCCAGGAAAAGCGCAAGGGGGAGGCGATCCTGCGCAGTATCGGCGATGGCCTGATCGTGGTCGACGAGGAGTTGCGGGTCACGGCCATCAACCCGGAGGCGTGCAAAATCGCCGGTCGATCGCACGCCGAGGCGACCGGCCGGCACTTTTTCGACCTGATCCGCGACCAGGCACTGTTCGAAAGAGTCGAGCAGACCGCCGCCAGCGGCACCACCCCCGAGTCCGGAGAGGATCAAGGCCTGCTGCGGATGGAGAAGGAGGGGGCGGAGCTTTTTTTCCGCACCACTGTAACCCCGGTCAAGTCGGAAGGGGGAGAGACCGTGCAGGGGGTGGTGGTCCTGCTGCAGGACGTCACCCGCCTCAAGGAACTGGAACGGCTCAAAAGCGAATTCGTGCTCGCTGCCTCCCACGAGCTGAAAACCCCGCTGACCGGCCTCGCCATGAGCATCGCTCTGCTGGAAGAAGAGTCGACGGGAAAAACCCCGCGCGAGCGGGAGTTGTTGCTTGCTGCCCGCGAGGAGACCGAACGCCTGCGGGCGTTGGTCGCCGATCTGCTCGATCTCTCCCGGATCGAATCGGGACGCATCGAGATGGAAATCGTGCCGGTGGCGGCCACGGTTCTGATCGAAAAGGCCTTTGTGGCCTTCCAGTCCCAGACCCAGGCGGCCGGCATCGAGCTAACACAGTCCGTCCCGGACGATCTGCCACCTGCCCTGGCCGACCCGAACAAGATCACCTGGGTGTTGAGCAACCTGCTTTCCAACGCCCTGCGCTATACTCCGCGGGGCGGCCATATCCGGATGCGCGCCGAGCAGGGAGGGGGGTGGCTCTATCTCAGCGTCTGCGACGACGGCGCCGGCATCCCGGTTGAGTACCAGTCGCGGGTTTTCGAGAAATTTATCCAGGTCAAAGGCGACCACCAGGGGGGCAGCGGCCTCGGCCTGGCGATCTGCCGGGAGATCGTCCGCGCCCACGGCGGCAATATCTGGGTCGAATCCTTCCCCGGTAAAGGGAGTACCTTTACCTTCACTCTCAAAGCGGCGCCCGGCGCCGGATTAAAACCGAACAGGGAGGCTCTAGATGCCTGA
- a CDS encoding potassium transporter Kup → MRTEESDPQRPDQPKGRYLLTLALTATGVVYGDIGTSPLYAIRECFGEHNLLQVTPANILGVLSLIFWSLVLVISLKYLVFILRADNHGEGGILALTALVAPLQAQAKGGRLLLILLGLFGAALLYGDGMITPAISVLSAVEGLGVATPLFDPYIIPLTVAILVGLFWFQHKGTAGVGAIFGPITLVWFVVLSALGIHQILRQPGVIKAVNPWYGLEFFLQNGGLGFLVLGSVFLVVTGGEALYADMGHFGTRPIRLAWFAVALPALLLNYFGQGALLIRQPELVINPFYHMAPDWALYPLVVMATLATVIASQAVISGAFSLTRQAIQLGYSPRLDIEHTSAREMGQIYLPTVNWALMAACICLVLGFRSSSHLAAAYGVAVTTTMVITTLLFYFVAVHRWHWPVLLAAVLSAGFLVFDLAFFGANMLKIAHGGWFPILVAALVFTAMTTWKRGRRLLMQRLRGTTTTLESFLANLDAAAPTRVPGTAVFMNGDPERTPSALLHNLKHNRVLHERVLILSAITEEIPHVPRRERTSTERLGAGIYRIILHYGFMENPDVPRALSRIALDGWEFDPAQATYFLGRETLISTSRPGMARWREHLFIFMSRNARNSTFFFGLPPNQVVELGAQLEI, encoded by the coding sequence ATGAGAACCGAGGAATCGGATCCGCAGCGCCCCGATCAACCAAAAGGCCGCTACTTGCTGACCCTCGCCCTGACGGCCACCGGTGTCGTCTACGGTGACATCGGCACGAGCCCCCTTTACGCGATCCGGGAGTGCTTCGGGGAGCACAACCTGCTGCAGGTGACCCCCGCCAATATCCTGGGCGTCCTCTCCCTGATTTTCTGGTCGCTGGTCCTGGTGATCTCCCTCAAATACCTGGTCTTCATCCTCCGGGCCGACAACCACGGGGAAGGCGGCATCCTGGCCCTGACTGCCCTGGTGGCGCCGCTGCAGGCGCAGGCCAAAGGGGGGCGTTTGCTCCTGATCCTGCTCGGGCTGTTCGGGGCGGCTCTCCTCTACGGGGACGGGATGATTACCCCGGCCATCTCGGTGCTGAGCGCAGTCGAGGGGCTGGGAGTCGCCACCCCGCTCTTCGATCCCTACATCATCCCGCTGACGGTCGCCATCCTGGTCGGGCTCTTCTGGTTCCAGCACAAGGGGACGGCCGGCGTCGGGGCCATTTTCGGGCCGATCACCCTGGTCTGGTTCGTCGTCCTCTCCGCTCTCGGCATCCACCAGATTTTGCGGCAGCCGGGGGTGATCAAAGCCGTCAACCCCTGGTACGGGCTCGAATTTTTCCTGCAGAACGGCGGGCTCGGCTTCCTGGTCCTGGGGTCGGTCTTCCTGGTGGTGACCGGCGGCGAGGCGCTCTATGCCGACATGGGCCACTTCGGCACCCGCCCCATTCGGCTGGCCTGGTTCGCGGTGGCCCTGCCGGCGCTGCTCCTCAACTATTTCGGCCAGGGCGCCCTGCTGATCCGGCAGCCGGAACTGGTGATCAACCCTTTCTACCACATGGCTCCCGACTGGGCGCTCTATCCCCTGGTCGTCATGGCAACCCTGGCGACCGTGATCGCCTCGCAGGCGGTGATCTCGGGCGCTTTCTCCCTCACGCGGCAGGCGATTCAGCTGGGCTACAGCCCGCGCCTCGATATCGAGCACACCTCGGCCCGGGAGATGGGCCAGATCTACCTGCCGACGGTAAACTGGGCCCTGATGGCCGCCTGTATCTGCCTGGTCCTCGGCTTCCGCTCTTCCAGTCACCTCGCCGCAGCCTACGGGGTCGCCGTTACCACCACCATGGTGATCACCACGCTGCTGTTCTACTTCGTCGCCGTGCATCGCTGGCACTGGCCGGTGCTCCTGGCCGCCGTTCTCAGCGCCGGGTTTCTGGTCTTCGACCTCGCCTTCTTCGGCGCCAACATGCTCAAGATCGCCCATGGTGGCTGGTTCCCGATCCTGGTGGCGGCACTCGTCTTTACCGCCATGACCACCTGGAAAAGAGGGCGGCGGCTGCTGATGCAGCGGCTTCGTGGCACCACCACGACGCTGGAATCTTTCCTGGCAAACCTGGATGCCGCCGCGCCGACCAGGGTTCCGGGTACGGCGGTTTTCATGAACGGTGACCCGGAAAGAACGCCTTCGGCGCTGCTCCACAATCTCAAGCACAACCGAGTGCTGCACGAACGGGTGCTCATCCTCAGTGCCATCACCGAAGAAATTCCCCACGTTCCGCGCCGGGAGCGGACTTCGACGGAACGGCTCGGCGCGGGGATTTACCGGATCATTCTCCATTACGGATTCATGGAAAACCCGGATGTTCCCCGGGCACTCTCGCGTATTGCCCTCGACGGCTGGGAGTTCGATCCAGCACAGGCCACCTATTTCCTCGGCCGTGAGACCCTCATCTCCACCAGCCGGCCCGGCATGGCGCGCTGGCGGGAGCATCTCTTCATTTTCATGTCGCGTAATGCGCGCAACTCCACCTTCTTTTTCGGGTTGCCGCCGAACCAGGTGGTGGAACTGGGGGCCCAGCTCGAAATCTAA
- a CDS encoding roadblock/LC7 domain-containing protein, translating to MFGPQSSSFVMYDEEFKRINVVIEKLLREANAKVIFLVDKNGQLIAATGETEHLDTTSLASLTAGNIAATGGLAKLLGEKEFSILFHEGEKDNLHISIVASRVILVVIFDQRSSLGLVRLRVKKASDELATIFEDLAKKTAEEAKGGHAQSPFAEITDDDIDNLFK from the coding sequence ATGTTCGGTCCCCAGTCCTCATCCTTCGTCATGTATGACGAAGAGTTCAAGCGCATCAACGTTGTCATCGAGAAGTTGCTGCGCGAGGCTAACGCCAAGGTCATCTTCCTGGTCGACAAGAACGGCCAGCTGATCGCGGCGACCGGCGAAACCGAGCATCTCGACACGACCAGCCTCGCTTCGCTGACCGCGGGGAATATTGCCGCTACCGGTGGTCTCGCCAAGTTGCTCGGCGAAAAAGAATTTTCCATCCTCTTCCATGAAGGGGAGAAGGACAACCTGCATATCTCCATCGTTGCCAGCCGGGTGATCCTGGTCGTCATCTTCGACCAGCGTTCCTCCCTCGGGCTGGTGCGGCTGCGGGTCAAGAAAGCGAGCGACGAACTCGCCACGATCTTTGAGGATCTGGCGAAAAAGACCGCCGAGGAGGCCAAAGGCGGACATGCCCAGAGCCCCTTCGCTGAAATCACCGACGACGATATCGATAATCTTTTCAAGTGA
- a CDS encoding GTP-binding protein, whose product MSFINYASREINCKIVYYGPGLCGKTTNLQFVYQKTSPEAKGKMISLATETERTLFFDFLPLALGEIRGFKTRFHLYTVPGQVFYDASRKLILKGVDGVVFVADSQEERLDANIESLENLKVNLEEQGYQLEKLPFVMQYNKRDLPNVTPVEELRALLNPDGVPEFEACATTGEGVFETLKAVAKLILVDLKKGGS is encoded by the coding sequence ATGTCTTTTATCAACTACGCCTCGCGCGAGATCAACTGCAAGATCGTCTATTACGGGCCGGGCCTCTGCGGCAAGACCACCAACCTGCAGTTCGTCTACCAGAAGACCTCTCCGGAAGCCAAGGGGAAGATGATCTCCCTCGCCACCGAAACCGAGCGGACCCTCTTCTTCGACTTCCTTCCCCTTGCCCTTGGCGAGATTCGCGGTTTCAAGACCCGCTTTCACCTCTACACCGTTCCCGGCCAGGTCTTCTACGACGCCTCGCGCAAGCTGATCCTCAAGGGGGTGGACGGGGTCGTTTTCGTCGCCGATTCCCAGGAGGAGCGGCTTGACGCCAACATCGAGAGCCTCGAAAACCTCAAGGTCAACCTGGAGGAGCAGGGCTACCAGCTCGAGAAGCTCCCCTTCGTCATGCAGTACAACAAGCGCGACCTCCCCAACGTCACCCCGGTTGAAGAGCTGCGCGCCCTGCTCAACCCGGACGGCGTTCCCGAATTCGAAGCCTGTGCCACCACCGGCGAGGGGGTCTTCGAAACCCTTAAGGCCGTGGCCAAGCTGATCCTCGTCGATCTGAAGAAGGGTGGCAGCTGA
- a CDS encoding response regulator: MPELKILIVDDEKNILMTVRHALEPKGYEVVAATTGEEALRQLEQQSFDLLLLDLRLPGIGGMSVLQTVSEQHPQVPVVIVSAYGTVGNAVEAMKLGAIDFLEKPFSPEELRETVRRILARRELPEAAADYDSCIALAKKCVSERRFDAAIEHARRAIGADPSRPEAFNLLGAFSEVQRVPLEAQKYYRAALELDPAFAPARHNLTRLVEGKPGRVELGQE; the protein is encoded by the coding sequence ATGCCTGAATTGAAGATTCTGATCGTCGATGATGAAAAGAACATACTGATGACGGTACGTCATGCCCTGGAGCCGAAGGGGTATGAAGTGGTCGCGGCGACTACCGGCGAAGAAGCGCTGCGGCAGTTGGAGCAGCAGTCCTTCGATCTGCTGCTCCTCGATCTCAGGCTCCCCGGCATCGGCGGCATGAGCGTGCTGCAAACGGTCAGTGAACAACACCCCCAGGTGCCGGTGGTGATCGTCTCCGCCTATGGCACGGTGGGTAACGCGGTGGAAGCGATGAAGCTCGGCGCTATCGATTTTCTGGAAAAACCCTTCTCTCCCGAAGAGTTGCGGGAAACAGTGCGGCGCATCCTCGCCCGCCGGGAGCTGCCCGAAGCGGCGGCGGATTATGACAGCTGCATCGCCCTGGCCAAGAAATGCGTCAGCGAGCGCCGGTTCGACGCCGCCATCGAACACGCCCGCCGCGCTATCGGCGCAGATCCGTCCCGACCCGAGGCCTTCAACCTGCTCGGCGCCTTCAGCGAGGTACAGCGCGTCCCCCTGGAGGCGCAGAAATATTACCGGGCGGCACTGGAACTCGATCCTGCCTTTGCGCCGGCCCGCCATAACCTGACCCGCCTGGTCGAAGGGAAGCCGGGCCGGGTGGAACTGGGACAGGAGTAA
- a CDS encoding potassium channel family protein, with protein sequence MRVILVGEGKILYFLARQFASKGHTTTIVTADHGQAGTLSRRVRATVLHGDGSDPGVLEEAGARRADVVLALTPRDQDNLAVCQIACRMFRVPRTVGLVNDPENEEVFRQLGVSVAFSATQIIARIIEERAGFEEIASLIPVAEGKVTVSEVALRAESPVVERELQRIAFPEGALIGGIIRAGEVIVPRGSTRLQGGDRLIVISQPDCYDQVLRLLTGEES encoded by the coding sequence ATGAGGGTCATTCTGGTCGGTGAAGGGAAGATTCTCTACTTTCTTGCCCGGCAGTTTGCCAGCAAGGGGCATACGACCACCATCGTCACCGCGGATCACGGCCAGGCCGGCACGCTGTCCCGACGGGTCCGGGCGACCGTGCTCCATGGGGACGGCAGCGACCCCGGCGTCCTGGAAGAGGCCGGGGCCCGCCGCGCCGATGTGGTGCTGGCCTTGACGCCGAGGGATCAGGACAATCTTGCCGTCTGCCAGATCGCCTGCCGCATGTTTCGGGTGCCGCGGACCGTCGGCCTGGTCAACGATCCGGAAAACGAGGAGGTCTTTCGCCAGCTCGGCGTTTCGGTGGCCTTTTCCGCTACCCAGATCATCGCGCGGATTATCGAGGAACGCGCCGGCTTCGAGGAGATTGCCAGCCTGATTCCGGTCGCCGAGGGGAAGGTCACTGTGTCGGAGGTAGCGTTGCGGGCCGAGTCCCCGGTGGTGGAGCGGGAACTGCAGCGCATCGCGTTTCCCGAGGGTGCACTGATCGGTGGCATCATCCGCGCGGGTGAAGTGATCGTACCGCGCGGAAGCACCCGCCTGCAGGGGGGGGATCGCCTGATTGTCATCAGTCAGCCCGACTGCTACGATCAGGTCCTGCGCCTGCTGACCGGGGAAGAGAGCTGA
- a CDS encoding potassium channel family protein, giving the protein MTAKHPGKTWLQYVVVVGCGRLGSLLAGQLSQVGSSVVVIDREEAAFALLAPEFSGFRITGDAVEMEVLQAAKVHKAGCLLAVTEDDNVNLMVAQVAHEVFKVPRVMARVFDPRRETIYREFGIETVSPTKLSAEALLAALGECREGES; this is encoded by the coding sequence ATGACCGCGAAACACCCAGGGAAAACCTGGCTTCAGTACGTGGTGGTGGTCGGTTGCGGCCGGCTCGGCTCGCTCCTGGCGGGCCAGCTGAGCCAGGTGGGGAGCAGCGTGGTCGTCATCGATCGGGAGGAGGCCGCCTTCGCCCTGCTGGCTCCGGAGTTCAGCGGCTTCCGCATCACCGGCGATGCGGTAGAGATGGAGGTCCTGCAGGCCGCCAAGGTGCACAAGGCCGGTTGCCTGCTGGCGGTGACCGAGGACGACAACGTCAATCTGATGGTTGCCCAGGTCGCCCATGAGGTCTTCAAGGTGCCCCGGGTGATGGCACGGGTCTTCGATCCGCGCCGGGAGACCATCTACCGGGAGTTCGGCATCGAGACGGTCAGCCCGACCAAGCTTTCGGCGGAAGCCCTGCTGGCCGCCCTTGGGGAGTGCCGGGAGGGGGAATCATGA
- a CDS encoding TrkH family potassium uptake protein, giving the protein MSDPRYARFLRGRYRILLGYVGLIDVLVGGLILSPCLLLGAFPGELAVAWGLAAPGLMLIAIGGALWRVCLPRGGESLTLQEGAVVVLLAWISAVVIGALPFMAVGGLNFTQAVFESTSGWTTTGLSVVDVTAAPRLLLLYRSVMQLAGGAGLAVIMLSALAGPAGTGLSAAEGRADQLVPNVRRSAKLVVTIYSGYVLCGWLALMLSGMGWFDAINHAFAAISTGGFSTRPESIGYWDSPLVEGTTVVLMLLGTMNFVTSYALLHGKFRAVGRNGEIRLQALLLPTLALVVLFGVTSGLYPTLGKQLRVAIFEVVTALSTTGFSTVGYGDWNGLGWLVLIVLMLIGGGTGSTAGGLKQYRVYALYRALLWEGKRMLLPRGAVTMPDVWVGDTPRFLGDGELRQLATFAFLYLATLAGGTGVLTAYGYSLKESLFEFASALGTVGLSVGVTSATAPAGLLWTETLGMILGRLEFFVIFIGLSRLVANVAAMMGSAHKGE; this is encoded by the coding sequence ATGAGCGATCCTCGTTATGCCCGCTTTCTGCGTGGGCGCTATCGGATTCTGCTCGGCTATGTCGGGCTGATCGATGTCCTGGTGGGGGGGTTGATCCTCTCACCCTGCCTGCTGCTGGGGGCTTTCCCCGGGGAACTGGCCGTGGCCTGGGGGTTGGCTGCGCCCGGGCTGATGCTGATTGCCATCGGCGGGGCGCTGTGGCGGGTCTGCCTGCCACGGGGTGGTGAAAGCCTCACGCTGCAGGAAGGGGCTGTGGTCGTACTCCTCGCCTGGATTTCTGCGGTTGTTATCGGCGCGCTCCCCTTTATGGCGGTCGGCGGCCTGAATTTCACCCAGGCGGTTTTCGAGTCGACCAGCGGCTGGACCACCACCGGGCTTTCCGTGGTCGATGTGACCGCCGCGCCGCGCCTGCTGCTCCTCTACCGCAGCGTCATGCAGCTCGCCGGCGGGGCGGGACTTGCGGTGATCATGCTGAGTGCCCTGGCCGGTCCTGCCGGGACCGGATTGAGCGCGGCCGAGGGGCGCGCCGATCAGTTGGTGCCAAATGTGCGCCGCTCGGCCAAGCTGGTGGTGACCATCTACAGCGGCTATGTCCTCTGTGGATGGCTGGCCCTGATGCTCTCCGGAATGGGCTGGTTCGATGCGATCAACCATGCCTTTGCCGCCATCTCCACCGGAGGCTTCTCCACCCGCCCCGAATCGATCGGCTACTGGGACAGTCCCCTGGTCGAGGGGACCACCGTGGTGCTGATGCTGCTCGGCACCATGAACTTCGTCACCAGTTATGCCCTGCTGCACGGCAAGTTCCGCGCGGTGGGGCGAAACGGTGAGATCCGGCTACAGGCCCTGCTCCTCCCGACGCTGGCGCTGGTGGTTCTTTTCGGGGTGACCTCCGGGCTTTACCCGACCCTCGGCAAACAACTGCGGGTCGCCATCTTTGAGGTCGTTACCGCCCTCTCCACCACCGGTTTCTCCACCGTCGGCTACGGCGACTGGAACGGTCTCGGCTGGCTGGTGCTCATTGTGCTGATGCTCATCGGCGGCGGCACCGGCTCCACTGCCGGCGGCCTCAAGCAGTACCGGGTCTACGCCCTGTACCGGGCCCTGCTCTGGGAAGGAAAACGGATGCTGCTGCCGCGGGGAGCGGTGACCATGCCGGATGTCTGGGTGGGGGACACCCCCCGCTTTCTCGGCGATGGGGAGTTGCGGCAACTGGCGACTTTCGCCTTTCTCTACCTGGCGACCCTGGCGGGCGGAACCGGGGTCCTTACCGCCTATGGCTATTCATTGAAGGAAAGCCTCTTCGAGTTCGCCAGCGCCCTGGGGACGGTGGGACTGTCGGTCGGGGTGACCTCTGCCACCGCCCCCGCAGGCCTGCTTTGGACCGAAACCCTGGGCATGATTCTCGGTCGTCTGGAGTTTTTTGTGATATTTATCGGGCTGAGCCGGCTTGTTGCCAACGTTGCGGCCATGATGGGATCGGCACACAAGGGAGAATAA